TGCTGGTGGCCGGCACCGGCGACAACATCATCAACGCTGGCGATGGCAATGATGTGCTCAGCGCAGGTTCAGGCAACAACGAACTGCACGGCGGCGCCGGCAACGACTTGCTCTACAGCGGCCCGGGCAACGATCTGCTCGACGGCGGCACTGGCAGCGACACCGCCAGCTATGCCCACGCCACCGCCGGGGTGACGGTCAACCTCGGCCTGCTCGGTGCGCAAAACACGATCGGCGCGGGGACGGACACCCTGACCGGCATCGAAAACCTCGTCGGCTCGAACTTCAACGACACCCTCACCGGCGATAACAATAACAACGTGATCAACGGTGGCCTCGGTAACGACATCCTCAACGGTGGCGGCGGTGATGACCTGCTGATCGGCGGCATGGGCAACAACACCATGACCGGTGGCGCAGGGGCCGACACCTTCCAGTGGCTCAAAGGCAACAGCGGTCATGACCTGATCACCGACTTCACCCCCGGCACCGACAAACTCGACTTGTCGCAACTGCTGCAGGGTGAAAACGGCACCAGCGCCTCGCTGGATGACTACCTTCACTTCACTGTCAGCGGCAGCGGCGCGTCGGTAATGACCAGCATCGATGTCAGCGCCATGGCCGGCGCCACGCCCAACCAGACCATCGACCTGGCCGGCGTCAACCTGGCCAGCCATTACGGCGTGACGCCGGGGGCGGGTGGGATGATTGCCAGCGGGCATGACACGGCGACGATCATCAGCGGGATGTTGAATGATCATTCGCTGAAGGTGGATACGGTGTAAGCGACGCAGGAAACGACAAAACCCGCCGCCCCGGTTGATGGGGCGGCGGGTTTTTTCTGTCTGATGGTATGGCATTGCTCATTCTGGCCCCTTCGCGAGCAGGCTCGCTCCCACATTGGAGCGCGGTCACTGTGGGAGCGAGCCTGCTCGCGAAAGCGCCAGATCTGACGCCGAATAACTCAGCGGTTGATCACGCCTGCATCAACCCGGCAACTCCAGATTATCCAGCACCCGATTCACCGCCAGCTCCCCGAGCATGATCAATTGCGCGATACCCAGCAGCGTTCTGCGCTGCGACGCGGGTATGAGGTGGGCGAAGTCATGAGCGATGGTTCTGGCTGAGGCGAGAGTTTCGCTGGCATCGGCCAGCAGTTCTTCGTTTTTGAAGTCTGCGGTCACGGCGTACATCCGGCGGGTTTTTCGGGGCGGTGGGGTGGAGCCGGGTGGGCAGAGATAGTGGTCGAGGGCGCGCTCGGCGGCTTCGTGGAGTTTTTTTGAATCGAGGGATTCGTAGGGGGAGGTGGCGTCGGTTTCGGGTGGGTTGGGTGTTGGTTTGATCATGTTGAGACTCCGTGGTTGATTTGGCCGCCACGGCTCATCGCTAAACAAGTAAAGGTGGCGGCTGTACGCAGGTTAGCGATCCGGGTCACAGAAACCCCGGGTAGACCCGAAGGTCTCCCACGCACAGCCACCATGACGCCAAGTGCAGATAGACAAAGCTGCAATTGAGACTGGGGATTGAGCGTCTGTAGGGTATCGGATCGCTAAACCCGATCGCTGATTCGTCAGCGACCGACCCACAATAGAACCCGAGCCCAAGGCGCACAAGCCGGCGGATTCTGGCGTAGCTGTAGGCAATGGCGCAAGAATTTGTAGCCTGAAAGGCGTGTCTGAAGGTGTCTTTTAAACGCCTGAGTTTAA
This region of Pseudomonas sp. R84 genomic DNA includes:
- a CDS encoding DUF6124 family protein, whose translation is MIKPTPNPPETDATSPYESLDSKKLHEAAERALDHYLCPPGSTPPPRKTRRMYAVTADFKNEELLADASETLASARTIAHDFAHLIPASQRRTLLGIAQLIMLGELAVNRVLDNLELPG